The following proteins are co-located in the Flectobacillus major DSM 103 genome:
- a CDS encoding acyl-CoA desaturase: MAILLFFVAHWYLSLFSQTFFLHRYAAHQMFTMSKGWEKFFYVFTFITQGSSFLSPKAYGIMHRLHHAYADTENDPHSPSYSNNLFDMMWKTKKIYNDVLYDRANIEPKFKKNVPNWMFMEKLGDLWISRLAWGTLYTLFYMKFATHTWEYALLPIHYLMGPVHGVVINWFAHKYGYINFVVNDTAKNLLPFDFLMMGESYHNNHHKLGGRANFGVKWHEFDPTYPVILLLNSLRIIKLKKNNDLNYM, encoded by the coding sequence ATGGCAATTTTATTATTTTTTGTAGCACACTGGTATTTATCCCTTTTTTCACAAACATTTTTCTTGCATAGATACGCTGCACACCAGATGTTTACCATGTCGAAAGGTTGGGAGAAATTCTTTTATGTATTTACGTTTATTACACAGGGTTCATCTTTTTTAAGTCCAAAAGCTTATGGTATTATGCACCGTTTGCATCATGCCTATGCCGATACCGAAAACGACCCACATTCGCCAAGTTATTCAAACAATTTGTTTGATATGATGTGGAAAACCAAAAAGATTTATAACGATGTTTTGTACGATAGAGCCAATATTGAACCAAAATTTAAAAAGAATGTTCCCAACTGGATGTTCATGGAAAAGCTTGGTGATTTATGGATTTCTCGTTTGGCTTGGGGTACATTGTACACTTTGTTTTATATGAAATTTGCTACGCATACATGGGAGTACGCTTTGTTACCAATTCATTATTTGATGGGGCCTGTACACGGTGTTGTTATCAACTGGTTTGCTCACAAATATGGTTATATCAATTTTGTGGTAAATGATACTGCCAAAAACCTATTACCATTTGATTTCTTGATGATGGGCGAGTCGTATCACAACAATCACCACAAATTGGGCGGTAGAGCCAACTTTGGTGTAAAATGGCATGAGTTTGACCCAACGTATCCAGTAATATTATTGCTTAATTCATTAAGAATCATAAAGTTGAAGAAAAACAATGACCTCAACTACATGTAG
- a CDS encoding phytanoyl-CoA dioxygenase family protein, which yields MKNFEAKTFTLGEKLTDEQRAYFNQYGFLHFKNFLSKETVQLFLQEAHRVEKEWLDQGLEKMNGTPLKFGKDVAGKPMIQRMCFLSLHSQILHEYLQDPRLQALLTLLEPNNNRIAEIEKDGLVFNHYINEDNSKFSQMGWHTDSPRDLFLGQKILKMLNIGTHLDDCPFENGGLRVLPGTHNLSKMKVLFLKKQFIDHNPDPNEVGLNIEAGDLTVHDGDLWHRVEVCPFTGEKSRRRVMYFPIIQGKYSPKNENSKTPFYHKLAKIVQK from the coding sequence GTGAAAAATTTTGAAGCCAAAACTTTTACGCTTGGCGAAAAATTGACAGACGAGCAAAGAGCGTATTTTAACCAATATGGATTTCTCCATTTTAAAAACTTTCTTAGTAAAGAAACCGTTCAGTTATTTTTACAAGAAGCCCATCGAGTAGAAAAAGAGTGGCTCGACCAAGGCTTAGAGAAAATGAATGGTACACCACTCAAGTTTGGTAAAGATGTAGCTGGCAAGCCCATGATTCAACGAATGTGCTTTTTGTCGTTGCATAGCCAAATTTTGCACGAATACCTCCAAGACCCACGCTTACAAGCTTTGTTGACACTTCTAGAGCCTAACAACAACCGTATTGCCGAAATCGAAAAGGATGGCTTGGTATTCAACCACTATATCAACGAAGACAATAGTAAGTTTTCGCAAATGGGCTGGCATACCGATAGCCCACGAGATTTATTTTTGGGGCAAAAAATCTTGAAAATGCTTAATATCGGTACACACCTCGACGATTGCCCTTTTGAAAACGGAGGCCTTAGGGTATTGCCAGGTACGCATAATTTGAGCAAAATGAAGGTGTTATTTTTGAAAAAACAATTTATCGATCATAACCCCGACCCCAACGAAGTGGGGCTTAATATAGAGGCAGGCGATTTGACAGTACACGATGGCGATTTGTGGCATAGGGTAGAGGTTTGTCCGTTTACTGGCGAAAAATCACGCAGAAGAGTCATGTATTTTCCGATTATTCAGGGCAAATATTCCCCTAAAAACGAGAATAGTAAAACGCCTTTTTATCATAAATTGGCAAAAATTGTTCAGAAATAA
- a CDS encoding group III truncated hemoglobin, with product MTQEENPEQNPLANQQGTGGKRILATREDVELLVNLFYNKVRDNAMLGHVFDTVARVNWEKHLPKMYNFWEMILFGTEGYDGHPLRPHLIINSVHPITIPHFEQWLVLFFQTLDENFEGEKAEEAKTRAYNIANAWAHKIDYMNKLNNTSTIEVNS from the coding sequence ATGACTCAGGAAGAGAACCCAGAACAGAACCCATTGGCCAATCAGCAAGGTACGGGCGGAAAACGAATATTGGCAACACGAGAGGATGTTGAGCTGTTGGTCAACTTATTTTATAATAAAGTACGAGACAACGCCATGCTAGGGCATGTATTCGATACTGTTGCTAGGGTGAATTGGGAAAAGCACCTCCCCAAAATGTACAATTTTTGGGAAATGATATTGTTTGGTACAGAAGGCTACGATGGGCATCCATTACGTCCACATTTGATTATTAATAGTGTTCATCCAATTACAATTCCTCATTTTGAACAGTGGCTTGTATTATTTTTTCAAACATTGGACGAGAATTTTGAGGGTGAAAAAGCCGAAGAAGCCAAAACCAGAGCCTATAATATTGCTAACGCTTGGGCTCATAAAATAGACTATATGAATAAGCTTAATAATACATCAACAATAGAAGTGAATAGCTGA